A DNA window from Zonotrichia leucophrys gambelii isolate GWCS_2022_RI chromosome 15, RI_Zleu_2.0, whole genome shotgun sequence contains the following coding sequences:
- the SDF2L1 gene encoding stromal cell-derived factor 2-like protein 1: MRGGRRLFPLLLLALLPGLCHGRESAPGAVTCGSVLKLLNTRHSVRLHSHEVKYGSGSGQQSVTGVEASDDANSYWRIRGKSDSSCQRGTPVKCGQAIRLTHVNTGKNLHTHHFPSPLSNNQEVSAFGDDGEGDDLDFWIVQCSGSYWEREDAVRFKHVGTEVFLSITGEQYGHPIRGQREVHGMPAANHHNYWKAMEGVFIKPSLDPAKHDEL; the protein is encoded by the exons ATGCGGGGCGGCCGCCGCCTCTTCCCGCTGCTGCTCTTGGCGCTGCTGCCCGGGCTGTGCCACGGCAGGGAGTCGGCGCCGGGCGCCGTGACTTGCGGCTCGGTGCTGAAACTGCTCAACACCCGCCACAGCGTCCGGCTCCACTCGCATGAGGTCAAGTACGGCTCCG GAAGTGGGCAGCAGTCAGTGACAGGAGTTGAAGCCTCAGATGATGCCAACAGCTACTGGCGGATCCGTGGGAAGAGTGACAGCAGCTGCCAGCGTGGGACACCAGTCAAATGTGGGCAAGCCATACGACTCACCCATGTTAACACTGGGAAAAACCTGCACACTCATCACTTCCCATCACCACTCTCCAATAACCAA GAAGTAAGTGCCTTTGGGGATGATGGCGAAGGAGATGACCTGGATTTCTGGATTGTGCAGTGCAGTGGTTCTTACTGGGAGCGGGAGGATGCCGTGCGCTTCAAGCACGTGGGCACCGAGGTGTTCCTGTCCATCACGGGGGAGCAGTACGGGCACCCCATCCGAGGCCAGCGCGAGGTGCACGGCATGCCTGCTGCCAACCACCACAACTATTGGAAAGCCATGGAGGGAGTCTTCATCAAACCCAGCCTGGACCCTGCAAAACACGATGAGCTCTGA